From Terriglobales bacterium, one genomic window encodes:
- a CDS encoding cytochrome c — MNPEFRTELLDRQSRTNVRSIIICVQLVVLALCAAAPAQSPADSFRQSCASCHTIGGGRLVGPDLKNVTQRKDRAWLTQFVQGPKAVIDSGDPYAVQLQKDAQGVVMPTLGLDAARVQALLALIEAESKLPKSQFAGTQISDRPFTSRDIETGRAIFTGTQALRNGGPACISCHTVRGLGGLSGGRLGPDLTLVYERLQGRKGLGAWMTNPASPTMTPTFKKTPLHGDDILPLLAYFESTAKNGGSDDTTARLNFLLIGMGATVIGLVVLDGVWKKRFRGVRRQLVNNSRGDK; from the coding sequence GTGAACCCTGAATTCCGCACTGAATTACTGGATCGGCAGAGTAGAACGAACGTTCGATCAATCATCATTTGCGTGCAGCTCGTTGTCCTTGCTCTTTGTGCTGCCGCGCCCGCGCAATCACCCGCCGATTCCTTCCGTCAAAGCTGTGCCAGTTGCCACACGATTGGCGGCGGCCGCCTGGTCGGTCCCGATCTCAAGAACGTCACTCAACGGAAAGACCGCGCATGGCTGACACAGTTCGTGCAAGGACCTAAGGCGGTAATCGATTCGGGCGACCCGTATGCGGTGCAACTTCAAAAGGACGCTCAAGGCGTCGTGATGCCCACGTTGGGCCTTGACGCTGCTCGAGTACAAGCGCTGCTTGCCCTGATTGAAGCGGAGTCGAAGCTGCCAAAATCACAATTTGCCGGAACGCAGATCAGTGATCGTCCGTTTACGTCACGTGACATTGAAACTGGCCGAGCCATTTTCACCGGGACCCAAGCGCTGCGCAACGGCGGGCCCGCCTGCATTTCCTGCCACACCGTCCGTGGTCTTGGCGGCCTAAGTGGTGGAAGGCTGGGGCCTGACTTGACGTTGGTTTACGAGCGCCTGCAAGGACGGAAGGGATTGGGTGCATGGATGACGAACCCGGCAAGTCCGACGATGACTCCGACCTTCAAGAAAACTCCGCTGCACGGCGATGACATTCTTCCACTGCTGGCCTATTTCGAATCCACTGCAAAGAACGGCGGCAGCGACGACACGACCGCGCGTCTGAACTTTCTGCTGATCGGAATGGGAGCCACTGTGATCGGATTGGTCGTCCTTGATGGGGTATGGAAGAAACGATTTCGCGGCGTGCGCCGCCAATTGGTCAACAACTCAAGAGGTGACAAGTGA
- a CDS encoding PEP-CTERM sorting domain-containing protein: MAGFRALHFLKQASLVVALLALTFGLALPAFADIVVVSGVNNQGTDNVLLNPATNVLTVTGTVGANNLLVNFTSTSGSQLLNANPSGQATVSGGTGNDPFYQIMFGLAGGSTFTRSVFNINAGTSGSAVIHVEGINISGGFFEDDFTVDANGENFFTVTAINGQLISSIALTAINGATFDDLRQVRLGGGDIAPPRLPEPASMSLFGTGLAGLAAIALRRRKLQ; the protein is encoded by the coding sequence ATGGCAGGATTCCGAGCGCTCCATTTCCTGAAACAGGCCAGCCTTGTCGTGGCCCTCCTAGCCCTAACCTTCGGTCTTGCGCTTCCAGCGTTTGCCGATATTGTCGTGGTCTCCGGTGTCAACAACCAGGGGACGGATAACGTTCTCCTGAACCCGGCCACCAACGTTCTGACGGTGACCGGCACCGTTGGCGCTAACAATCTTCTCGTCAATTTCACCTCGACGAGCGGCAGTCAATTGCTCAATGCCAACCCTTCGGGGCAAGCAACGGTCTCCGGCGGCACGGGTAACGATCCGTTCTACCAGATCATGTTTGGTCTTGCGGGGGGAAGTACTTTCACCCGTTCCGTTTTCAACATCAACGCCGGGACAAGCGGGAGCGCCGTTATTCACGTCGAGGGCATCAATATCAGTGGTGGCTTTTTCGAGGACGATTTCACCGTCGACGCGAATGGTGAGAACTTCTTCACTGTCACCGCGATAAACGGCCAGCTAATTTCATCGATCGCGCTCACCGCGATCAACGGTGCCACATTCGACGATCTGCGGCAGGTTCGACTCGGCGGCGGAGACATCGCTCCTCCTAGACTTCCTGAACCGGCGTCAATGTCGTTATTCGGCACCGGCTTGGCTGGTCTCGCAGCTATTGCTTTACGGAGACGAAAACTGCAGTGA